One genomic segment of Drosophila melanogaster chromosome 3R includes these proteins:
- the CG43845 gene encoding uncharacterized protein, isoform D, with product MDSVQTAQCIVCSVVVCVLLIIAGFLIFILSVFAFAPLVDKMQLRLIEDINVTTTERDPILDYDYG from the coding sequence ATGGATTCCGTCCAGACAGCCCAGTGTATAGTGTGTTCCGTCGTCGTTTGCGTCCTGCTCATCATCGCGGGCTTCCTCATTTTCATCCTCAGTGTGTTTGCCTTTGCACCCCTCGTGGATAAGATGCAGCTCCGCCTTATAGAGGACATCAATGTGACCACCACGGAGAGGGATCCCATTCTCGATTACGACTATGGCTGA